ACTCGCCCCACGGATTGCTGCCGCTGGACAGGTACGGGCCGAAGCGCGGCAGGTAGTTCCCGGACGGTCCGAGGTGGTTGAACACGGCGTCGATCAGCACACCGAGACCGCGGGCATGGCAGGCGTCGACGAAGCGCAGCAGTGCGTCCGGTCCGCCGTAGGGTTCGTGGACGGCGTACCAGAGCACACCGTCATAACCCCAGCCGTGGCTGCCGCTGAACGCGTTGACGGGCATCAGTTCCACGAAGTCGACACCCAGATCGACCAGGTGATCCAGCTTCTCGGTGGCCGCGTCGAGGGTGCCGGCCGGGGTGAAGGTCCCGATGTGCAGTTCGTAGATGGTGGCACCCTCGACCGAGCGGCCCGCCCACGGTGCCGGCGCAGTGGGCGGCTGCCAGCGCTGCGAGGATCCGTGCACCCCATCGGGTTGCCGCGGTGAGCGCGGGTCGGGCAGCACCGTGTCGTCGTCATCGAGCACGAATCCGTACCGACTGTCCGGACGGGCGTCGACGTCGACATGCCACCAGTTGGCCTCGTCGCGCTGCATCGGGTACCGCGCCCCGTCGAGCTCCAAGGTCACCCGGTCAGGGCGAGGTGCCCATACGTCGAATGTCGCCATCACACACGCTCCAGCAGCACACCGGGCAGCTCGGCGAACAGGTCGGCGGCAGCGGTCGCGCCGTCGAACGTACGACCGGTCAAGCGGTCGGTCCAAGTGCCCTCGGGCAGCGTCACAGTCGTCTCACCCCAACCGGTGTCCTCGAGTCGGGCGGTCCATCTGCCGACCGCCACCACGATGTCGGTGCCCCTGCCGTAGGCGAGGACGTGATCGGCGGCCGGACCGCCGGCCAGTAGTGGGCGGTATCCGCCGCTCAGGAAGGTTTCGGGCCGTTCGCGGCGTGATCGCAACGCGGCATGGACGATCCGGATCTTCGGGTCGGCGAGATCGGCGAGCGCCTTGCGGCGAACCGCGTAGTCGACCGGCCGCCTGTTGTCCGGGTCGACCAGGCTGTCGTCGAGAAGTTCGGTGCCCTGGTAGACATCGGGAATGCCGGGCACGGTGAGTGCGAGCAGCTTCTGGCCGATGGCGTCGTTGAGGGCGTGCGGATGGAGCTGGCCGACCAGAGCGGTCAGTTCCGTGCCCACCGGCCCGTCGAGCACCGCGTCCAGCCAATCGTGTACCGCCGATTCGAACTCCGTGTCCGGGTCGTTCCAGGTGGTGTGCACACCGGCTTCGCGGATCGCTTTCTCGGCATAGGCATGCAGACGGGTTCGTAGCTCGTCGGTCACCTCGCCATGCACCGGCCAGACGCCGAAGATGTTCTGCCACAGGAACAGTGCGGTATCTGCATCGGGTGCGATCACCACCTGGGACCAGCGTGCCACCCGGTCGGCCCAGAGCGCAGGCACCTGGGACAACACGCCGATGCGTGCCCGGACGTCTTCGCTGCGCTTGGTGTCGTGGGTGGAGGTGGTCACCATCGCGCGCGGCCACAGCGCCGCCCTGGTGGCGTTGCGCGCATGGAACTCGGCGGCGCTGACACCGAACAGGTCGGGTTCGCCACCGACCTCGTTGAGGGTGACCAATCGGGCATCCCGGTAGAACTGGCAGTCTTCGACGGCCTTGGCGGTGACGGCACCGCACAGCTGCTGGATGCGTTTGGCCGATTCTCCGGCTCCGGCCAGCGCCGCGGCCACGATCTGCAGTGGGGCGGCGAGATCCGGACGGACGGAGATGGTTTCGGCGATCGCCACCGGGCCCAGCGCGGCAAGGGCGGGATAGTCGAACCGGTACACGCCGATATGGGTCAGCAATGCGGTCATCGATTCGGGCAGCTGTGGGTGATCGGTCCCGGTCTCGGCGACGATGGTCCGGCGCACGCGGGCCAGCTCGCTGGCCAGCGTCACGGTGGCCGCGGTCGTCTTGAGTTCGGCGATCTGGGTCTCGTATTCCGATGTCCCGCCGTAGAGCCCATCGAGGTCGGACTGGGCGGAAGGATCGAGGAAGACGCCACCCACCTCGCGCAACGCGTCGTAACCGGTGGCACCGTCGACCGGCAGCGACGTGTCCAGCGCCTCGTCGGGTGCCAGGATCTTCTCGATCACGATCCAGGCGTCGGGACCCACGAGTTCACGTAGCCGCGTGAGGTAGTCGGCGGGGTCGGTCAATCCGTCGGGGTGGTCGATGCGCAGCCCGTCGACCAGTCCCTCGGCGAACCAGCGCGCCACTTCGGCATGCGATGCGGCGAACACCTCGGGGTCCTCCTGGCGCAGCCCTGCCAGCGAGGTGATGGAGAAGAAACGGCGGTACCCACACACGTTGTTCCGCCAGCCGATCAGCGTGTAATGCTGGCGTGCGTAGACCTGCTCGGCGGTGCCGGCTCCGGTGCCCGGCGCGATCGGCCACGCCCGGTCGCCGAGGCGCAGCACGTCGCCGTCCACCGCCAGCCCGGCTATGTCGTCGTCAGAACCAAGCACCGGCAACACGATTCGCCCGTCCGCCAGGTCCCAGTCGATGTCGAAAAATGCCCCGTACGCCGAATCCCTACCGTGCGTGAGCACATCCCACCACCACGGGTTGGCCTGCGGATCCTCCACACCGACGTGGTTGGGCACGATATCGACGATCAGGCCCAGCCCCCGTTCGCGCGCCGCCTCCGAAAGGCCACGCAGCGCGTCGGGACCGCCGAGGGCCGCCGACACGGTGGTGGGATCGGTGACGTCGTAGCCGTGCGTCGACCCTTCTGCGGCGGTCAGGATGGGGGACAGGTACAGATGGCTGACCCCCAACTCGTCCAGATAGTCGAGCAGGGCGAGTGCGTCGGCGAAAGTGAACGCGTCCCCGCGCATCTGGAGTCGATATGTGGAGACCGGGACACCCATCAGCCGTTACCGCCTAGGTCGTTTTCTTGAGCACCCGAAGTGATCGTGGCTGCAGCGAGATCTTCTCACCGGCAGATATGGTCACCTCGACGGCACCGGCGGGGTCGCCGGTGTCCAAGGCGGTTACCCACTTTTCGGCGTAATCATCGGGCGGCAGCACGAAATCGAGCTCCTCGTCGTGTGCGTTGAAGCACAGCAGGAACGAATCGTCGCGGACCCGCTCACCACGCGCGTTGGGTTCTGGGATGGCGTCACCGTTGAGGAACACCGCGATGCTCTTACCGAACCCCGATCCCCAGTCCTGCGGCGTCATCTCCGCACCGGCCGGGGTCAGCCAGGCGATATCGCGCACCTGCTCACCGCTGCGGATCGGGTTGCCCGCCAGGAATCGGCGGCGCCGGAACACCGGGTGCTTCTTGCGCAGGGCCACCGCCTTGCGGGCGAACTCCAGCAGTTCGGCGTTCTCGTCGAGTTTGGACCAGTCCACCCACGCAATCGGCGAGTCCTGGCAGTAGGCGTTGTTGTTGCCGCCCTGGGTTCGGCCGATCTCATCGCCGTGGCTGATCATCGGAGTGCCCTGGGACACCATCAGGGTGGCGATCATGTTGCGCATCTGCCGGGACCGCAGGCCGATGATGTCGGGATCGTCGGTCGGTCCCTCCACCCCGCAGTTCCAGGACCGGTTGTGGCTTTCGCCGTCCCGGTTGTCCTCACCGTTGGCCTCGTTGTGCTTCTCGTTGTAGGAGACCAGGTCGGCAAGGGTGAACCCGTCGTGACAGGTGACGAAGTTGATGCTCGCGCCGGGGCGGCGCCCGGTGTGCTCGTAGAGATCCGAGGAGCCGGTCAGACGGGAGGCGAACTCGCCGAGGGTGGCCGGCTCGCCGCGCCAATAATCGCGCACCGTATCGCGGTACTTACCGTTCCATTCGGTCCACAGACCGGGGAAGTTGCCGACCTGGTACCCGCCCTCGCCGATATCCCATGGTTCGGCGATCAGCTTGACCTGACTGATCACCGGGTCCTGTTGCACCAGATCGAAGAACGCCGAAAGCCGGTCCACATCGTAGAACTCGCGCGCCAGCGTGGAGGCCAGGTCGAAACGGAAACCGTCGACGTGCATCTCCAGTACCCAGTACCGCAGCGAGTCCATGATCAGCTGCAGCGTGTGCGGATGTCTTGCGTTGAGGCTGTTGCCGGTGCCGGTGAAGTCCTTGTAGAACTGCTCTTCGCCGTCGAGCAACCGGTAGTAGGCGGCGTTGTCTATCCCGCGGAAGTTCAGGGTCGGCCCCAGGTGGTTGCCCTCGGCCGTGTGGTTGTAGACCACGTCGAGGATCACCTCGATACCCGCGGCGTGGAAGGAGCGCACCATCGCCTTGAACTCGGCGACCGCGCCGCCCGCGTGGCGGTTGGACGCGTACTCCGAATGGGGTGCGAAGAAGCCGAAAGTGTTGTAGCCCCAATAGTTTCGCAGCCCGAGATCGAGCAGCCGATGGTCGTGTAGGAACTGGTGCACCGGCATCAGTTCGATCGCGGTCACGTTGAGCGCCTTGAGATGTTCGATGATCGCCGGGTGGGCCAGCCCGGCGTAGGTGCCGCGCAACTCCTCGGGGATGTCGGGATGGCACTGGGTCAGGCCCTTGACGTGGGCCTCGTAGATGACGGTCTCGTGGTAGGGCGTCTTGGGTGCCCGGTCCGATCCCCAGTCGAAGAACGGATTGATCACCACGCTGGTCATGGTGTGACCCAGGGAGTCCACCGCGGGGTCGGCCGGTGTCACGGCCGGATGGTCGGACTCCAGATCGTAGGAGAACAGTGCCTGACCGAAGGTGAAGTTGCCGTAGAACGCCTTACCGTAGGGATCGAGCAGCAGTTTGCTCGGATCGCAACGCTGTCCGGCGGTGGGATCCCACGGTCCGTGCACCCGGAAGCCGTAGCGCTGGCCGGGACTCACCGTCGGCAGATAGGCGTGCCAGACGTAGCCGTCGACCTCGTCGAGCGGAATCCGCTGTTCGGTGCCGTCCTTGGCGATCAGGCAGAGTTCGACCAGCGTTGCGACCTCGGAGAACAACGAAAAGTTGGTTCCCGCACCGTCATAGGTGGCGCCCAGGGGGTAGGGCGTACCGGGCCAGACCGTCGTGGCCACGTCACCACCAGCCGGTCGCGGCCGCGAGCTGCCGACCGAGTTCGTTGGTCATGGAGCGCACGTAGGTCGTCGACAGATGGTGAGAGTCGTGATAGACCAACACATTTCCCTCCACTACTCGGCAGAATTCCGGTCGGCACACGGCGTCGGTCATATCGAGCGGTTTGAGATTGGGGAACCGATCCACATAGTCGAGGGTGGGATTGACGTCGGACAGTACCTCAGCCCGATCGATACCGCAGGAGATGGCGTCGCCGCCGCTGGCAAGGCAGTCGGCCGGGAAATAGGGCTTGTTGTTACGTGTCAGCCACGGCGTGTCACGCATGGCCAGTACGTCGATACCCGCGTCCAGGAACTCCTGCCAGATTCCGAGATACTGGCTGGGCATCACGTCACCGGGTTTGATGTTCCACGGCCGGGTGGAGGTGGTGAAGACGTAATCGGGTTTGTCGGCCAGCAGCTTGGGCATGACCTTCTCGTTCCACTCCCGGCACTTCGGGTAGGGGCGGTTGTCACCCATCACCAGCGGCTTCTGCTCGGTGGTCAGCGGGCAGCCCATCTTCAGGTAGGTGACGACCTTGAAATCGTGGAGCCGGCCCAGCAGGTCGAGGGCGGTGATCCAGTGCTCGGCGTGTGAACCACCCGCCAGGGCGATCGTGCGGGAGGCGTCCTTGTCCCCGTAAGTGCAGTTGATGACGTCGACATTGTCGAAATCGCTGATGCACCCGGCCGGCGTCGATTCGGGGATATCGTTCTTGGCCTCCAGCACCGTCGGGCGCATCGGGAGCTTGGGGACCTTCGCATGGTTGATCAGTGCCCGCGCCCCGGGGTAGTCCCTGGCCGACAGTCCCGACAGCTCCTTACCGCTGGCGCGCTCGACGGTCACGTGCTCGCGCCAGGTGAACGATGTCGCGGTCAGCGTGACGCCCAGCAGCGTGACGAAGGAACCCAGCACGATGGTCGGGCGTCGCAGTCGCCGGCGCCACGGAATCACCACCGCGGCGCTCGACCGGGCCGGTGCCCGGTAGCGCAGCGGGGTTTCGACATAGCGCATCGTCAGCCAGGCCAGCACACCGGAGACCAACAGCACCACGGCGCCGTCGACGAAATCGACATGTTCCTTGCCGCTGTAGGCCAGCCAAAAGATCAGCAGCGGCCAGTGCCACAAGTACAGCGAATAGGCGATCGAACCCAGCCAGACGAACGGCCGGGTCGCCAGCAGCCGGTTCGGGGCCGGCAGTGCGCCGTCGGTGCGCGGGTCGGCGGCGCGATTGGCCGCCGACAGGATGAACAGCACGGTCGCCCCGACCGGTACCAGCGTCCACGGTCCGGGGAACTCGCGCACACCGTCGATGAGCCAACCGCAGGACAGGATGGCCGCCAGGGCAACGGTCGCGATGATGGTCCGCAGCCACATCGGCCACCGCACGTAGGGGACCAGGGCGCCGACCAACGCCCCGAGCGTCAACTCCCACGCCCTGGCGAAGCTGTCGTAGTAGGCGGTGGCCTGGTCGGTGTTGTGGGCGTGGATCGCGTACACGAACGAGGCGATGGTGACGGCGGCAAGCACCACGATGAACACGGTGCGCAGATGCCTGCCCAGCCTGCCGCGCAACGCATAGGCCAGCGCCAGGATCAGGGCGAGGAAGGCGATGTAGAACTGGCCCTGCACCGACATCGACCAGATGTGCTGCAGCGGGCTGACGGTCTCACCCGCGCGCAGATAGTCGGCCGCGGTGTTGGCCAGTTCCCAGTTCTGGTAATAACCGAGGCTCGCCAGGCTCTGGTCGGCGAACGTCTCCCAGCGTGTCTCGGGTTGGATCAGGATGGTCAGTACCGCGGCGGCGGCAAGCACGACGATGAGCGCGGGCAACAGCCGCCGCACCAGCCGGATGACCTCGGATACCGGCCGGATGGCGGCCGCCTCGTCCAGTGCCGAGCGCAGCAGTCGTCCGCCGAAGAAGAAGCCCGACAGCGCCAGGAAGACGTCCACGCCGCCGGAGACCCGTCCGAACCAGACATGGAACACCGCGACGAGTGCGATGGCGACACCGCGAAGTCCGTCGAGGTCATGCCGATAGAAGCCCGAGGTGCGGGTGCCGGTCGTGGTACCGGTCGTGGTCACCGGGCCGTCGGTACGCGCAGGTCGGGCTGGAGCGAGGGTCATCATGGTCGGGGAGTCAATCTACCCAATTATCCTGGGTGCCTCAGGCCACGGGCGCGGCGTCACACCTGCCGGGCGAGGCGATAGTGTCCGGATCCATGCCCGCGTTGACGCCGGCCGAGATCGGCGCGATCGACTCCGCGCACATCTGGCACCCCTACAGCACCATCGGCCCCGCGGCGTTACCGCCGGTGGTGGCGACCGCCGCCCGCGGCGCCTGGCTCGAACTACATCACCGCGGACGCCGCATCGACGCGCTGGACGCGATGAGCTCGTGGTGGAC
The sequence above is drawn from the Mycolicibacterium neoaurum VKM Ac-1815D genome and encodes:
- the treY gene encoding malto-oligosyltrehalose synthase — translated: MGVPVSTYRLQMRGDAFTFADALALLDYLDELGVSHLYLSPILTAAEGSTHGYDVTDPTTVSAALGGPDALRGLSEAARERGLGLIVDIVPNHVGVEDPQANPWWWDVLTHGRDSAYGAFFDIDWDLADGRIVLPVLGSDDDIAGLAVDGDVLRLGDRAWPIAPGTGAGTAEQVYARQHYTLIGWRNNVCGYRRFFSITSLAGLRQEDPEVFAASHAEVARWFAEGLVDGLRIDHPDGLTDPADYLTRLRELVGPDAWIVIEKILAPDEALDTSLPVDGATGYDALREVGGVFLDPSAQSDLDGLYGGTSEYETQIAELKTTAATVTLASELARVRRTIVAETGTDHPQLPESMTALLTHIGVYRFDYPALAALGPVAIAETISVRPDLAAPLQIVAAALAGAGESAKRIQQLCGAVTAKAVEDCQFYRDARLVTLNEVGGEPDLFGVSAAEFHARNATRAALWPRAMVTTSTHDTKRSEDVRARIGVLSQVPALWADRVARWSQVVIAPDADTALFLWQNIFGVWPVHGEVTDELRTRLHAYAEKAIREAGVHTTWNDPDTEFESAVHDWLDAVLDGPVGTELTALVGQLHPHALNDAIGQKLLALTVPGIPDVYQGTELLDDSLVDPDNRRPVDYAVRRKALADLADPKIRIVHAALRSRRERPETFLSGGYRPLLAGGPAADHVLAYGRGTDIVVAVGRWTARLEDTGWGETTVTLPEGTWTDRLTGRTFDGATAAADLFAELPGVLLERV
- the glgX gene encoding glycogen debranching protein GlgX produces the protein MATTVWPGTPYPLGATYDGAGTNFSLFSEVATLVELCLIAKDGTEQRIPLDEVDGYVWHAYLPTVSPGQRYGFRVHGPWDPTAGQRCDPSKLLLDPYGKAFYGNFTFGQALFSYDLESDHPAVTPADPAVDSLGHTMTSVVINPFFDWGSDRAPKTPYHETVIYEAHVKGLTQCHPDIPEELRGTYAGLAHPAIIEHLKALNVTAIELMPVHQFLHDHRLLDLGLRNYWGYNTFGFFAPHSEYASNRHAGGAVAEFKAMVRSFHAAGIEVILDVVYNHTAEGNHLGPTLNFRGIDNAAYYRLLDGEEQFYKDFTGTGNSLNARHPHTLQLIMDSLRYWVLEMHVDGFRFDLASTLAREFYDVDRLSAFFDLVQQDPVISQVKLIAEPWDIGEGGYQVGNFPGLWTEWNGKYRDTVRDYWRGEPATLGEFASRLTGSSDLYEHTGRRPGASINFVTCHDGFTLADLVSYNEKHNEANGEDNRDGESHNRSWNCGVEGPTDDPDIIGLRSRQMRNMIATLMVSQGTPMISHGDEIGRTQGGNNNAYCQDSPIAWVDWSKLDENAELLEFARKAVALRKKHPVFRRRRFLAGNPIRSGEQVRDIAWLTPAGAEMTPQDWGSGFGKSIAVFLNGDAIPEPNARGERVRDDSFLLCFNAHDEELDFVLPPDDYAEKWVTALDTGDPAGAVEVTISAGEKISLQPRSLRVLKKTT
- a CDS encoding acyltransferase family protein — its product is MMTLAPARPARTDGPVTTTGTTTGTRTSGFYRHDLDGLRGVAIALVAVFHVWFGRVSGGVDVFLALSGFFFGGRLLRSALDEAAAIRPVSEVIRLVRRLLPALIVVLAAAAVLTILIQPETRWETFADQSLASLGYYQNWELANTAADYLRAGETVSPLQHIWSMSVQGQFYIAFLALILALAYALRGRLGRHLRTVFIVVLAAVTIASFVYAIHAHNTDQATAYYDSFARAWELTLGALVGALVPYVRWPMWLRTIIATVALAAILSCGWLIDGVREFPGPWTLVPVGATVLFILSAANRAADPRTDGALPAPNRLLATRPFVWLGSIAYSLYLWHWPLLIFWLAYSGKEHVDFVDGAVVLLVSGVLAWLTMRYVETPLRYRAPARSSAAVVIPWRRRLRRPTIVLGSFVTLLGVTLTATSFTWREHVTVERASGKELSGLSARDYPGARALINHAKVPKLPMRPTVLEAKNDIPESTPAGCISDFDNVDVINCTYGDKDASRTIALAGGSHAEHWITALDLLGRLHDFKVVTYLKMGCPLTTEQKPLVMGDNRPYPKCREWNEKVMPKLLADKPDYVFTTSTRPWNIKPGDVMPSQYLGIWQEFLDAGIDVLAMRDTPWLTRNNKPYFPADCLASGGDAISCGIDRAEVLSDVNPTLDYVDRFPNLKPLDMTDAVCRPEFCRVVEGNVLVYHDSHHLSTTYVRSMTNELGRQLAAATGWW